One window of the Methylosinus trichosporium OB3b genome contains the following:
- a CDS encoding 4'-phosphopantetheinyl transferase family protein: MAIEDSPEDGDGADVVQVHWLDLADAVPADERRWLDFLDAAERARAARFYHARDRFAFTAAHALLRALLSRDLGGPPHLWRFVDQAHGKPALDPAFAFPSLEFNLSHTHGAVACAVTHGRPVGVDIENASRDIDLLALARAYFAPAETALLEALVEEERAAAFFQLWTLKEAYVKARGDGLALAFDRFAFSLDPIGVDLPDASPAEPALWRFRSVLLSGERRLSVAARSERPLRFHIRQISPSFVDAAAASPPHPERSPGEPPA; the protein is encoded by the coding sequence TTGGCAATCGAAGACTCGCCGGAAGATGGTGACGGCGCCGACGTCGTGCAGGTCCATTGGCTCGACCTCGCCGACGCCGTCCCGGCCGACGAGCGGCGCTGGCTCGATTTCCTCGACGCGGCGGAGCGCGCGCGCGCCGCCCGCTTTTATCATGCGAGAGACCGCTTCGCCTTCACGGCGGCGCACGCCCTGTTGCGCGCGCTGCTGTCGCGCGACCTCGGCGGCCCGCCGCATCTCTGGCGCTTCGTCGACCAGGCGCATGGCAAGCCGGCGCTCGATCCCGCCTTCGCTTTTCCCTCGCTCGAATTCAATCTCTCCCACACCCATGGCGCCGTCGCCTGCGCGGTGACGCATGGTCGCCCGGTCGGCGTCGACATAGAGAATGCGAGCCGCGACATCGACCTGCTGGCTCTCGCGCGCGCCTATTTCGCGCCGGCGGAAACGGCGCTGCTCGAAGCGCTCGTCGAAGAGGAGCGCGCCGCCGCCTTCTTCCAGCTCTGGACTTTGAAAGAGGCCTATGTGAAGGCTCGAGGCGACGGCCTCGCTCTGGCTTTCGACCGATTCGCCTTTTCGCTCGACCCGATCGGCGTCGACCTTCCCGACGCCTCTCCGGCGGAGCCCGCCCTCTGGCGATTTCGCTCCGTTTTGCTCTCCGGGGAGCGTCGCCTGTCGGTCGCGGCGCGATCGGAGCGACCCCTTCGGTTCCACATTCGGCAAATATCGCCGAGCTTTGTCGACGCAGCGGCCGCTTCTCCGCCGCATCCCGAACGCAGCCCCGGGGAGCCGCCCGCGTGA
- a CDS encoding acyltransferase domain-containing protein produces MTRTLIMFCGQGAQYYQMGRELHHADPIFRDAMDRCETIAADLGGPRIADVIFGRPMAESQGFDRLAESNAALLAIGFALATRLEAAGIAPDALLGYSLGETIAAVFAGALSLEDGFRLVLGQADIFARAAPAGAMIAVLVEPERLAALPEATRLCEIAAINAPRHCVLSLRADDAAVVEAALERAGLTYARLPIRFPFHASAIAPVEPDMIRLASGCRFAPPRWPIVSATTGGVAEPFDGAHLWRVMRQPLRFRETIEALAREGDWLLLEAGPSGTLASFVRQIGAPGVAAFPAIDQFGNNSATLARLLAAAR; encoded by the coding sequence ATGACGCGCACTCTCATCATGTTCTGCGGTCAAGGCGCGCAATATTACCAGATGGGCCGGGAACTCCACCACGCCGATCCGATCTTTCGCGACGCCATGGATCGCTGCGAGACGATCGCCGCGGATCTCGGCGGGCCGCGAATCGCCGATGTGATCTTCGGCCGACCCATGGCCGAGAGCCAGGGCTTCGATCGGCTCGCCGAGAGCAATGCGGCGCTGCTGGCGATCGGCTTTGCGCTGGCGACGCGGCTCGAGGCGGCCGGGATCGCGCCCGACGCCCTTCTCGGCTACAGCCTCGGCGAGACGATCGCGGCGGTTTTCGCCGGCGCGCTGTCGCTCGAGGACGGCTTCCGGCTCGTGCTCGGACAGGCCGATATTTTTGCGCGCGCGGCGCCTGCGGGGGCGATGATCGCGGTCCTCGTCGAGCCCGAGCGCCTCGCGGCGCTGCCCGAGGCGACGCGGCTCTGTGAGATCGCCGCGATCAACGCGCCGCGCCATTGCGTGCTGTCGCTGCGCGCCGACGACGCGGCCGTGGTCGAAGCGGCGCTCGAGCGCGCCGGCCTCACCTATGCGCGCCTGCCGATCCGCTTCCCGTTCCACGCCTCGGCGATCGCGCCGGTCGAGCCGGACATGATCCGGCTCGCCTCGGGCTGTCGTTTCGCGCCGCCGCGCTGGCCGATCGTCTCGGCGACGACGGGCGGCGTCGCCGAGCCTTTCGACGGCGCGCATTTATGGCGCGTGATGCGCCAGCCGCTGCGCTTTCGCGAGACCATCGAGGCCCTGGCGCGCGAGGGCGACTGGCTGCTGCTCGAGGCCGGCCCTTCCGGCACGCTCGCCTCCTTCGTCCGGCAGATCGGCGCGCCCGGCGTCGCCGCCTTTCCGGCGATCGACCAGTTCGGCAACAACAGCGCCACTCTGGCGCGGCTGCTGGCGGCGGCGCGATGA
- the fabD gene encoding ACP S-malonyltransferase: protein MTLAAIFPGQGSQTIGMGADLFDRFPDWVEAADRILGYSLRRLCLEDPHRELSSTAFTQPALYTVNAMAYRKHIEDGGAEPDFLAGHSLGEFNALLAADAFDFEEGLRLVQKRGELMGAVAGGGMAAVIGPPSSRIRALLEEAALGSTDVANFNSISQTVLSGPVADLERARARIEAAGGRFVPLNVRTAFHSRYMREAARRFEAFLGSRRFRPLLIPVMSNFTALPYRDDEIAHNLVKQIDHSVRWVETVQYLVDEFDAQFVELGPGAVLTRLIEDIRRHPAPVNIARRY from the coding sequence ATGACGCTGGCGGCGATCTTCCCAGGGCAGGGCTCGCAAACCATCGGCATGGGCGCGGATCTCTTCGACCGCTTCCCGGACTGGGTCGAGGCGGCCGATCGCATCCTCGGCTATTCGCTACGCCGCCTCTGCCTCGAGGATCCGCACCGCGAATTGTCCAGCACGGCCTTCACCCAGCCGGCGCTGTACACCGTCAACGCCATGGCCTATCGAAAGCATATCGAAGACGGCGGAGCCGAGCCGGATTTCCTCGCCGGCCACAGCCTCGGCGAGTTCAACGCCCTGCTCGCCGCCGACGCCTTCGACTTCGAGGAGGGTCTGCGCCTCGTGCAGAAGCGCGGCGAGCTGATGGGCGCGGTCGCGGGCGGCGGCATGGCCGCCGTGATCGGTCCGCCCTCTTCGCGCATCCGCGCTCTGCTCGAGGAGGCGGCGCTCGGCTCGACCGACGTCGCCAATTTCAACTCGATCAGCCAGACGGTCCTCTCCGGCCCGGTCGCCGATCTCGAGCGCGCGCGCGCGCGCATCGAAGCCGCAGGCGGACGCTTCGTCCCGCTCAATGTGCGGACCGCCTTCCATTCCCGCTATATGCGAGAGGCAGCGCGGCGGTTCGAGGCGTTTCTGGGGAGCCGGCGCTTCCGGCCGCTGCTCATTCCGGTGATGTCGAACTTCACCGCTCTGCCTTACCGGGACGACGAGATCGCGCATAATCTCGTCAAGCAGATCGATCATTCGGTGCGCTGGGTCGAGACGGTGCAATATCTCGTCGACGAATTCGACGCGCAATTCGTTGAACTCGGCCCCGGCGCCGTGCTGACGCGGCTGATCGAGGATATTCGTCGCCATCCGGCGCCAGTGAATATCGCGCGCCGCTATTAG
- a CDS encoding NADPH:quinone oxidoreductase family protein, which translates to MESVPHGSMRAIVCRRWGDPDDLRLESVPEPALRPGGVRVAVRAAGVNYADLLTIAGRYQENPPLPFVPGFEVAGEIVEMAADVRGARIGDRVMGMLPHGGYAQTAVLPAAGALPIPPSLDFARAAGFPVAYGTAYGALVWRARLRPRERLLVLGAAGGVGLAAVEIGRALGATVIAVAAGDERLALARAHGADHLIDRLREDVAERVGEIASGAGADVVFDPVGGEAFEAGLRCIASEGRLVVVGFASGRVGQLSAGVALGKNIDLIGCYWGAYRNDDRVRKAYEELSRWLEAGRLAPHVGASFPLAEAARALRALRDREVGGKIVLTP; encoded by the coding sequence TTGGAATCGGTTCCGCATGGGTCCATGCGCGCCATCGTCTGCCGGCGATGGGGAGATCCGGACGATCTTCGCCTCGAGTCCGTCCCCGAGCCTGCGCTGCGCCCCGGCGGCGTCCGCGTCGCCGTCCGCGCCGCCGGGGTGAATTACGCCGATCTGCTGACCATCGCCGGCCGTTATCAAGAGAATCCTCCGCTGCCCTTCGTCCCCGGATTCGAGGTGGCGGGCGAGATCGTCGAAATGGCGGCAGATGTGCGCGGCGCGCGAATCGGCGACCGGGTGATGGGCATGCTGCCCCATGGCGGCTATGCGCAGACGGCCGTGCTGCCCGCCGCCGGCGCCTTGCCGATTCCGCCGTCGCTCGACTTCGCTCGGGCCGCGGGCTTTCCCGTCGCCTATGGGACCGCCTATGGCGCGCTGGTGTGGCGGGCGCGGCTGCGTCCGCGCGAGCGGCTGCTCGTGCTCGGCGCCGCCGGCGGCGTCGGCCTCGCGGCGGTCGAGATCGGCCGGGCGCTCGGCGCGACGGTGATCGCCGTCGCCGCCGGCGACGAACGTCTGGCCTTGGCGCGCGCCCATGGCGCCGATCACCTCATCGACCGGCTGCGCGAGGATGTGGCGGAACGGGTCGGCGAGATCGCCTCCGGCGCCGGCGCCGATGTCGTGTTCGATCCCGTCGGCGGCGAGGCCTTCGAGGCGGGCCTGCGCTGCATTGCTTCGGAAGGGCGGCTCGTCGTCGTCGGTTTCGCCAGCGGGCGCGTCGGCCAGCTTTCCGCCGGCGTCGCGCTCGGCAAGAACATCGATCTCATCGGCTGCTATTGGGGCGCCTATCGTAACGATGACCGCGTGCGAAAGGCCTATGAGGAGCTGTCGCGCTGGCTCGAGGCGGGGCGGCTCGCCCCGCATGTCGGGGCCTCCTTTCCGCTCGCGGAGGCGGCGCGCGCCTTGCGCGCGCTGCGAGACCGCGAGGTCGGCGGCAAGATCGTGCTGACGCCATGA
- a CDS encoding zinc-binding dehydrogenase, whose product MTKTMTAIYFEAHGGPEQLRLAQRPIPEARGDLALVRVGAFSLNGFDPMVLRGIPELPIPLPMIPCADCAGEIVALGETERDAWKIGDRVSVVPLQPGRGMMGETLPGVAAQYCLAPLSALLPLPANLSFVDAAALPTAYGTAMRMMTHRAEVMRGERVLVLGAGGGVGVACVQIAKLRGAEVIACAEDEAALTKLRALGADHVIDARTDVLGEIIRLFGKPSIWGGGGVDVVVDFLGGADWRRSIACLTRGGRLVTCGASAGAQVATDLRYVWSFELDIRGSNGWTIEDQRDVIALAAERRLEPVIHAVRPMSSYGEALSELMARRVVGKSVIVVDEAGAASRSDCPPTRL is encoded by the coding sequence ATGACGAAGACGATGACGGCGATCTATTTCGAGGCTCATGGCGGGCCCGAGCAATTGCGGCTGGCGCAGCGGCCGATCCCGGAGGCGCGCGGCGACCTCGCGCTGGTGCGGGTCGGCGCCTTCTCGCTCAACGGCTTCGATCCGATGGTGCTGCGCGGCATTCCCGAATTGCCGATCCCGCTGCCGATGATCCCCTGCGCCGATTGCGCCGGCGAGATCGTCGCGCTCGGCGAGACCGAGCGCGACGCGTGGAAGATCGGCGATCGTGTCAGCGTCGTGCCGTTGCAGCCGGGGCGCGGGATGATGGGAGAGACTTTGCCCGGCGTCGCCGCGCAATATTGCCTCGCGCCGCTGTCGGCGCTGCTGCCGTTGCCGGCGAACCTCTCCTTCGTCGACGCCGCGGCGCTGCCCACCGCCTATGGCACGGCGATGCGGATGATGACGCATCGGGCCGAGGTCATGCGTGGCGAGCGGGTTCTGGTGCTCGGGGCCGGCGGCGGCGTCGGGGTCGCCTGCGTGCAGATCGCCAAGCTGCGGGGCGCCGAGGTCATCGCCTGCGCGGAGGACGAGGCGGCGCTGACGAAGCTGCGCGCGCTCGGAGCCGACCATGTGATCGACGCCCGGACCGATGTGCTCGGCGAGATCATTCGGCTGTTCGGCAAGCCGTCGATCTGGGGCGGCGGCGGCGTCGATGTGGTCGTTGATTTTCTCGGCGGCGCCGATTGGCGGCGCTCGATCGCCTGTCTGACGCGCGGCGGGCGGCTGGTGACCTGCGGCGCCAGCGCCGGCGCGCAAGTGGCGACGGATCTGCGTTATGTCTGGTCCTTCGAGCTCGACATCCGCGGCTCGAACGGCTGGACGATCGAGGATCAGCGAGACGTCATCGCTCTCGCCGCCGAGCGGCGCCTCGAGCCGGTGATCCACGCCGTGCGGCCGATGTCGTCCTACGGCGAGGCGCTGAGCGAATTGATGGCGCGCCGCGTGGTGGGGAAGTCGGTGATCGTGGTGGACGAGGCCGGCGCCGCCTCCCGGTCCGATTGCCCGCCGACGCGGCTCTGA
- a CDS encoding DUF302 domain-containing protein, protein MRFVKNILALIGSITIIVSVAVLMEAGRSMAGFDPWACATYAHIAKLLLEAGDPIEAMVWKAEVKEGLGFDDVDEAIKSIATTMNIKSVGELPLGDQISTMEGKPWRKLKIYLYCNPLTAAHMIDYAEAFSAFLPCRVALVEDKTGKLWIYTLNMDMMIYGGKPLPPALADEALKVKHIMQAILQRGANGEF, encoded by the coding sequence ATGCGGTTCGTAAAAAATATTCTCGCCCTGATCGGCTCGATCACGATCATCGTGAGCGTCGCCGTCCTCATGGAGGCAGGACGCTCGATGGCCGGTTTCGATCCATGGGCGTGCGCGACCTATGCCCATATCGCGAAGCTTCTTCTCGAAGCAGGCGATCCGATCGAGGCGATGGTTTGGAAGGCCGAGGTCAAGGAGGGGCTCGGCTTCGACGACGTGGACGAGGCGATCAAATCCATCGCCACGACCATGAACATCAAAAGCGTCGGCGAGCTTCCGCTCGGCGATCAAATCAGCACGATGGAGGGGAAGCCCTGGCGCAAGCTGAAAATCTATCTGTACTGCAATCCACTGACCGCGGCGCATATGATCGATTACGCGGAGGCTTTCTCCGCCTTCCTGCCCTGCCGCGTCGCGCTGGTCGAGGATAAGACCGGAAAGCTCTGGATCTACACGCTGAACATGGACATGATGATTTATGGAGGCAAGCCGTTGCCGCCGGCGCTCGCGGATGAGGCCCTGAAAGTGAAGCACATCATGCAAGCAATCCTCCAGCGTGGCGCGAATGGTGAGTTCTGA
- a CDS encoding DsrE family protein, which translates to MKWRKFFGSLFASGAGLLALGAAAKGASASKVAYHLSDLDKARFVLGNISNHIAGCGGPGGITVALVVHGPALRAFHAIDADADVEKSLARLKGDGVDPIACAITMKAQKVALSDLLPGFAVAEKGAVVRLGELQQQGYVYLRP; encoded by the coding sequence ATGAAATGGCGGAAATTCTTCGGTTCATTGTTCGCGAGCGGGGCCGGCCTCCTGGCGCTCGGCGCAGCGGCGAAAGGCGCCTCTGCATCTAAAGTCGCCTATCATCTGTCCGATCTGGACAAGGCGCGCTTCGTTCTCGGCAATATTTCAAACCATATCGCCGGTTGCGGAGGTCCTGGCGGCATAACGGTTGCGCTCGTCGTGCATGGCCCGGCGCTGCGAGCTTTCCACGCAATCGATGCGGACGCGGATGTCGAGAAGAGCCTCGCGAGGCTGAAAGGCGACGGCGTCGATCCCATCGCCTGCGCGATCACGATGAAGGCGCAGAAAGTGGCGCTCAGCGACCTGCTTCCGGGCTTCGCCGTCGCTGAGAAAGGCGCGGTCGTCCGGCTCGGCGAGTTGCAGCAGCAAGGCTACGTCTATCTGCGGCCATGA
- a CDS encoding DsrE family protein, giving the protein MALACALSVSASEAADAHKLALYVTVSDPAKMSSILDNAANVSRHFTGAGEEVDIVIVGFGPGVSMLLADRSPVAERVKGFEKSMPNVRFEACANSIEAIEKREHKRPAVLEDVSTVESGVAELLTLSEKGYTVVQP; this is encoded by the coding sequence ATGGCCCTCGCTTGCGCGCTGTCCGTGTCGGCGAGCGAGGCCGCAGACGCGCATAAGCTCGCGCTCTACGTCACCGTGAGCGATCCCGCGAAGATGAGCTCCATTCTCGACAATGCCGCCAATGTCTCCCGCCATTTCACCGGCGCCGGCGAGGAGGTGGACATTGTGATCGTCGGATTCGGCCCGGGCGTTTCTATGCTTCTGGCCGATCGCTCGCCGGTGGCGGAGCGAGTGAAGGGCTTCGAGAAATCCATGCCCAACGTGCGGTTCGAGGCCTGCGCGAACTCCATCGAGGCGATCGAGAAGCGGGAGCACAAGCGTCCGGCCGTGCTCGAGGACGTATCGACGGTCGAGTCCGGCGTCGCCGAACTGCTGACGCTGTCGGAAAAGGGATACACGGTCGTCCAGCCGTGA
- the soxB gene encoding thiosulfohydrolase SoxB → MISRREFFQVAAATAAIGPGATSGRAIAQQKLTQADLLAFEPLGNVTLVHLTDLHAQLRPLYFREPSINIGVGEARGHVPHLTGANYLRRFGIARGSAAAYAMSDENFEALAKTYGRVGGLDRIATIVAAIRAERGDKVALLDGGDTWQGSWTALATKGRDVIDCMALLKPDAMTGHWEFTYGTDRVKEAVAALGFPFLALNLRDSEWNERVFDPIVMIERGGVKIAVLGQAFPYTPIANPRWMIPDWSFGIREEEVQAEVDGARAAGAALVVLLSHNGFDVDRKMAHRVRGVDVILSGHTHDAAPEPILVGKTLIVASGSSGKFVSRLDLDVRGGEVKAYRHKLIPVLSDVIAPDGAMAAEIEHVRKPYAADLARVLGVTESTLYRRGNFNGTFDDLLCNAILQERDAEIALSPGFRWGASLLPGQNITFEDVTNVTAITYPNVYRSAMTGAQLKAVLEDVADNLFNADPYYQQGGDMVRVGGLSYTIDVTKERSRRISNMALTRTGAAIEPSRDYQVAGWASVNQNVEGPPIWDVVSEYLATTGTVKLEQNRAVEVIGA, encoded by the coding sequence ATGATATCCAGGCGAGAGTTCTTTCAGGTCGCCGCCGCCACGGCGGCCATAGGACCGGGCGCGACGTCCGGGCGCGCGATCGCGCAGCAAAAGCTGACGCAGGCCGATCTGCTCGCTTTCGAGCCGCTCGGCAATGTCACGCTCGTGCATCTGACGGACCTTCACGCGCAATTGAGGCCGCTCTATTTTCGCGAGCCTTCCATCAATATCGGCGTCGGCGAGGCGCGTGGCCATGTTCCGCATCTCACCGGCGCGAATTACCTCAGACGTTTCGGCATCGCCCGAGGTTCGGCGGCCGCTTATGCGATGAGCGACGAGAATTTCGAGGCGCTGGCGAAAACCTATGGGCGCGTCGGGGGACTCGATCGCATCGCCACCATCGTCGCCGCGATCCGCGCCGAACGCGGAGACAAGGTCGCGCTGCTGGATGGCGGCGATACGTGGCAGGGCTCATGGACCGCGCTCGCGACCAAAGGACGCGATGTCATCGACTGCATGGCGCTATTGAAGCCGGACGCGATGACCGGGCATTGGGAGTTCACTTATGGCACCGATCGCGTGAAGGAGGCGGTCGCCGCGCTCGGCTTTCCATTTCTGGCGCTCAACCTGCGCGACTCCGAATGGAATGAGCGTGTGTTCGATCCTATCGTCATGATCGAACGCGGCGGCGTCAAGATCGCGGTGCTGGGCCAGGCCTTCCCCTACACGCCGATCGCCAATCCCCGCTGGATGATTCCGGACTGGTCCTTCGGCATTCGGGAGGAGGAGGTTCAGGCCGAGGTCGACGGGGCGCGCGCGGCCGGCGCCGCGCTCGTCGTCCTGCTGTCGCACAATGGCTTCGACGTCGATCGCAAAATGGCGCATCGCGTGCGCGGCGTTGATGTGATCCTGTCGGGCCACACTCATGACGCGGCGCCCGAACCGATCCTCGTCGGCAAGACTCTGATCGTCGCCTCAGGATCGTCGGGCAAATTCGTCTCGCGTCTCGATCTCGACGTACGCGGCGGTGAGGTGAAAGCCTATCGCCACAAACTGATCCCTGTGCTTTCCGACGTCATCGCGCCCGACGGGGCGATGGCGGCCGAGATCGAGCATGTGCGCAAGCCTTACGCCGCCGATCTGGCGCGCGTGCTCGGCGTGACGGAATCGACGCTCTACCGGCGCGGCAATTTCAACGGCACCTTCGACGATCTCCTCTGCAATGCAATTCTGCAGGAGCGAGACGCCGAAATTGCGCTGTCGCCCGGTTTCCGATGGGGCGCGAGCCTTCTACCCGGCCAGAACATCACATTCGAGGACGTGACCAACGTCACCGCGATCACCTATCCGAATGTCTATCGAAGCGCTATGACCGGCGCTCAGTTGAAAGCCGTGCTCGAAGATGTGGCTGACAATCTGTTCAATGCCGATCCCTATTATCAGCAAGGCGGCGACATGGTTCGTGTCGGCGGCCTCTCCTATACCATCGATGTGACCAAAGAGCGCAGCCGGCGCATCTCGAACATGGCGCTGACCCGAACAGGCGCCGCGATAGAGCCGAGCCGCGATTATCAGGTCGCAGGGTGGGCGAGCGTCAATCAGAATGTCGAGGGACCGCCGATCTGGGATGTAGTGTCGGAATATCTCGCCACGACTGGAACCGTGAAGCTGGAACAAAATCGCGCCGTCGAGGTGATTGGCGCCTGA
- the soxZ gene encoding thiosulfate oxidation carrier complex protein SoxZ: MATEQPRVKLPKTAAKGEIIEIKTLIKHPMESGQRKDAAGNPIPRRIINRFTCEFNGRLLFEAKLETAISANPYLEFPAKVTEDGDFVFTWVDDDGVIATVTQHIALAG; the protein is encoded by the coding sequence ATGGCGACCGAGCAACCCCGCGTCAAACTGCCGAAGACAGCCGCCAAGGGCGAGATCATCGAGATCAAGACGCTGATCAAGCACCCGATGGAGTCGGGGCAGCGCAAGGACGCCGCCGGCAATCCGATTCCGCGCAGGATCATCAACCGCTTCACCTGTGAGTTCAATGGCAGGCTTTTGTTCGAGGCCAAGCTCGAAACTGCGATTTCCGCCAATCCGTATCTCGAGTTCCCGGCGAAGGTGACGGAAGACGGCGACTTCGTCTTCACCTGGGTGGATGACGACGGCGTCATCGCCACCGTGACGCAACACATCGCGCTCGCAGGCTGA
- the soxY gene encoding thiosulfate oxidation carrier protein SoxY encodes MAALEINHRTRPPAPLPAIIAPNRPATKIRDRTRPGRSAVTLDLPEIAENGNSVPITVKVTSPMTEQLYVARIVIIAEANPTPTAATFSLTPLSGRAEVSTRIRLAQTQTVSAIAEMSDGSIEMDKKTVKVTAGGCGG; translated from the coding sequence ATGGCTGCCCTTGAAATCAATCATCGCACTCGTCCGCCAGCTCCACTACCGGCAATTATAGCCCCAAACCGACCTGCGACAAAAATTCGCGACAGAACCCGGCCGGGTCGGAGCGCGGTGACGCTCGACCTTCCCGAGATCGCCGAAAACGGGAATTCCGTGCCCATCACCGTCAAGGTGACGAGCCCGATGACAGAGCAGCTCTATGTCGCGCGGATCGTCATCATCGCGGAAGCCAATCCCACGCCGACAGCCGCCACCTTCTCACTCACGCCTCTCTCCGGCAGGGCCGAAGTGTCGACCCGCATCCGCCTCGCGCAGACACAAACCGTCTCCGCAATCGCCGAGATGAGCGACGGTTCAATCGAGATGGACAAGAAAACGGTCAAGGTGACCGCTGGCGGCTGCGGCGGCTGA
- a CDS encoding IS6 family transposase produces MIDFKGSHFERDVILWGVRWYVAYPMSYRQLEEMMEERGVEVDHSTLNRWVVKYAPLLEKQFHTRKRSIGSSWRLDETYVKVKGCWKYLYRAVDKAGGTVDFLLTAKRDCKAALRFLRKAIGQHGEPEKITIDKSGANTAAIERYNAEHEADIEIRRIKYLNNIVEQDHRAVKRVTRPMLGFKSFRSAAATLSGIELMHMIRKGQLRTTGELRPAQQFYALVA; encoded by the coding sequence ATGATTGATTTCAAGGGCAGCCATTTTGAACGCGACGTGATTCTGTGGGGCGTCCGCTGGTATGTGGCGTATCCGATGAGCTATCGTCAACTCGAGGAAATGATGGAAGAGCGAGGTGTCGAAGTCGACCATTCGACGCTCAACCGCTGGGTCGTCAAGTATGCTCCTTTGCTGGAGAAACAGTTCCACACTCGCAAGCGCTCGATCGGATCCAGCTGGCGTCTCGATGAGACCTACGTGAAAGTCAAAGGCTGCTGGAAATATCTGTATCGGGCGGTCGACAAGGCAGGCGGGACGGTGGATTTCCTGCTGACGGCCAAGAGGGACTGCAAAGCCGCGTTGCGCTTCTTGCGCAAGGCGATCGGCCAGCATGGCGAGCCGGAGAAGATCACGATCGACAAGAGCGGCGCCAACACGGCCGCGATCGAACGCTACAATGCGGAGCATGAAGCGGACATCGAAATCCGCCGCATCAAATATCTCAACAATATTGTCGAACAGGACCATCGAGCGGTGAAGCGAGTGACGCGGCCGATGTTGGGTTTCAAATCATTTCGATCGGCTGCCGCGACACTTTCCGGGATCGAGCTCATGCATATGATCCGCAAGGGGCAGCTGCGAACGACAGGCGAATTGCGTCCAGCGCAGCAGTTCTATGCCCTCGTGGCGTGA